The following are from one region of the Actinoplanes sp. L3-i22 genome:
- the otsB gene encoding trehalose-phosphatase, protein MAETERPTHPASADDAWARTARDASRTTFFFDFDGVLSPITEDPESSRPVAGIPEVLDRLAAKVARVAIVSARPVTFLHSHFGSLAHVDLFGLYGLEVWHEGQVVTKPAALSYQEPMQRLAEAARAELERPVEVEYKRLAVALHYRKDPARAAQVEKWALEQAEEHGLLIQRGRMVVELKPPVDQDKGMVITEAVRDTGSAWYFGDDMSDVKAFDALRAREAVDPAFFGMAIAIANDETGAEVSNAADLTLDSPGAVVKFLTEGLDRF, encoded by the coding sequence GTGGCAGAGACCGAGCGTCCGACCCATCCCGCGAGCGCTGACGACGCCTGGGCGCGAACCGCCCGAGACGCGTCGAGGACCACGTTCTTCTTCGATTTCGACGGCGTTCTCTCACCGATCACCGAGGACCCGGAAAGCTCCCGGCCGGTGGCCGGAATTCCGGAGGTGCTGGACCGTCTGGCCGCAAAGGTCGCCCGGGTGGCGATCGTCTCGGCCCGGCCGGTCACCTTCCTGCACTCGCACTTCGGGTCGCTGGCGCACGTCGACCTCTTCGGCCTCTACGGGCTGGAGGTGTGGCACGAGGGCCAGGTGGTGACGAAGCCGGCCGCGCTGAGCTACCAGGAGCCGATGCAGCGGCTGGCCGAGGCCGCCCGCGCGGAACTGGAACGCCCGGTCGAGGTGGAGTACAAACGGCTCGCCGTCGCCCTGCACTACCGCAAGGACCCGGCGCGCGCCGCCCAGGTCGAGAAGTGGGCCCTGGAGCAGGCCGAGGAGCACGGGCTGCTGATCCAGCGCGGGCGCATGGTGGTCGAGCTGAAGCCCCCGGTCGACCAGGACAAGGGCATGGTGATCACCGAGGCCGTCCGGGACACCGGCTCGGCGTGGTATTTCGGGGACGACATGTCCGACGTCAAGGCGTTCGACGCGCTGCGTGCCCGGGAGGCGGTCGACCCGGCCTTCTTCGGCATGGCGATCGCGATCGCCAACGACGAGACCGGCGCGGAGGTCTCCAACGCCGCCGACCTGACCCTCGACTCCCCCGGCGCCGTCGTGAAATTCCTCACCGAGGGCCTGGACCGCTTCTAA
- a CDS encoding isoprenyl transferase codes for MSLRSLVYRFYERRLAGKLVGKPVPRHVGVMCDGNRRWAREMGFVDPNDGHRVGAARIKELLTWCDQAGIEHVTLYLLATDNLRRPAAELDPLVKIIEDLATELAEEGNPWRLRMVGALDILPAPTAATLKAAQEKTQDRSGGVEVNMAVGYGGRREITDAVRSLLQQHAASGGTLEELAEILDVEHIAEHLYTRGQPDPDLVIRTSGEQRLSGFLLWQSAHSEFYFHDANWPDFRRIDFLRALRSYGSRQRRYGA; via the coding sequence ATGAGTCTGCGCTCGCTGGTCTACAGGTTCTATGAACGGCGCCTCGCCGGAAAGCTGGTCGGCAAGCCGGTGCCCCGCCACGTCGGCGTGATGTGCGACGGCAATCGGCGCTGGGCCCGCGAGATGGGCTTCGTCGACCCCAACGACGGGCACCGCGTCGGCGCCGCCCGGATCAAGGAACTGCTCACCTGGTGTGATCAGGCCGGCATCGAGCACGTCACGCTCTACCTGCTGGCCACCGACAACCTGCGCCGCCCGGCCGCCGAGCTGGATCCGCTCGTGAAGATCATCGAGGATCTGGCCACCGAGCTGGCCGAGGAGGGCAATCCCTGGCGGCTGCGGATGGTCGGCGCGCTCGACATCCTGCCCGCGCCGACCGCGGCGACACTCAAGGCCGCCCAGGAGAAGACCCAGGACCGCTCCGGCGGCGTCGAGGTCAACATGGCGGTCGGCTACGGCGGCCGGCGCGAGATCACCGACGCGGTGCGCTCGCTGCTGCAGCAGCACGCGGCGTCCGGCGGCACCCTGGAGGAGCTCGCCGAGATCCTCGACGTCGAGCACATCGCCGAGCACCTGTACACCCGCGGCCAGCCCGACCCCGACCTGGTCATCCGGACCAGCGGCGAGCAGCGGCTGTCCGGCTTCCTGCTCTGGCAGTCGGCGCACTCGGAGTTCTACTTCCACGACGCCAACTGGCCGGACTTCCGCCGCATCGATTTCCTGCGCGCGCTGCGCTCCTACGGCAGCCGCCAGCGTCGTTACGGCGCTTAA
- a CDS encoding phosphoenolpyruvate carboxykinase (GTP), protein MSHPHTSHPRLLAWIDEVAALTTPDRIVWCDGSDAEWTRMTDELVESGALVRLDQEKKPNSFWARTDPSDVARVEERTYICSADEADAGPTNNWMPPAEMKSLMTELYRGSMRGRTMYVVPFCMGPLDADNPMFGVELTDSPYVVASMRIMTRMGAEVLTAMGDDADYVPCLHSIGAPLGKHEQDAAWPCNETKYISHFPETREIWSFGSGYGGNSLLGKKCFALRIASVAARDEGWLAEHMLIMKLTSPEGVVRYIAGAFPSACGKTNLAMLEPTLPGWKVETVGDDIAWMRFGEDGRLWATNPEFGLFGVAPGTDFHTNPNAMRTLAKGNSVFTNVALTDDGDIWWEGMGEPPAHLTDWKNQDWTPESEAPSSHPNSRFCTPIEQCPILADEYHDPRGVPIDAILFGGRRKTTIPLVTEARDWVHGVYLGATLSSETTAAAVGQVGVVRRDPMAMLPFIGYHAGDYFQHWIDMAKGASGDAAKLPKVFYVNWFRRDADGGFLWPGFGENSRVLKWVMDRLDGKGDAVETAIGHVATPAALDVTGLDIDPAALEAVLRVDKDEWLAELPQITEWFEKFGDKLPAVLWAELDALRARLADA, encoded by the coding sequence TTGTCTCACCCCCACACCTCGCATCCCCGTCTGCTGGCGTGGATCGACGAGGTCGCCGCCCTGACAACGCCCGACCGGATCGTCTGGTGCGACGGTTCGGACGCCGAGTGGACCCGGATGACCGACGAGCTCGTCGAGTCCGGCGCGCTGGTCCGGCTGGACCAGGAGAAGAAGCCCAACTCGTTCTGGGCCCGGACCGACCCGTCCGATGTGGCGCGGGTCGAGGAGCGCACCTACATCTGCTCGGCCGACGAGGCCGACGCCGGCCCGACCAACAACTGGATGCCGCCGGCCGAGATGAAGTCCCTGATGACGGAGCTGTACCGGGGGTCGATGCGGGGCCGGACGATGTACGTCGTGCCGTTCTGCATGGGCCCGCTCGACGCGGACAACCCGATGTTCGGCGTCGAGCTCACCGACAGCCCGTACGTCGTCGCCAGCATGCGGATCATGACCCGGATGGGGGCCGAGGTCCTGACCGCGATGGGCGACGACGCGGACTACGTGCCATGTCTGCACTCGATCGGCGCGCCGCTCGGCAAGCACGAGCAGGACGCCGCCTGGCCGTGCAACGAGACGAAGTACATCTCGCACTTCCCGGAGACCCGGGAGATCTGGTCGTTCGGCTCCGGCTACGGCGGCAACTCGCTGCTCGGCAAGAAGTGCTTCGCGCTGCGGATCGCCAGCGTGGCCGCCCGCGACGAGGGCTGGCTCGCCGAGCACATGCTGATCATGAAGCTGACCTCGCCGGAGGGCGTGGTCCGCTACATCGCCGGCGCGTTCCCGTCGGCCTGCGGCAAGACCAACCTGGCCATGCTCGAGCCGACTCTGCCGGGCTGGAAGGTGGAGACCGTCGGCGACGACATCGCCTGGATGCGCTTCGGTGAGGACGGCCGGCTCTGGGCCACCAACCCGGAGTTCGGGCTGTTCGGCGTCGCGCCCGGCACCGACTTCCACACCAACCCGAACGCGATGCGCACGCTGGCCAAGGGCAACTCGGTCTTCACCAACGTGGCGCTGACCGACGACGGCGACATCTGGTGGGAGGGCATGGGCGAGCCGCCCGCGCACCTCACCGACTGGAAGAACCAGGACTGGACGCCGGAGTCGGAGGCGCCGTCGAGCCACCCGAACAGCCGGTTCTGCACCCCGATCGAGCAGTGCCCGATCCTCGCCGACGAGTACCACGACCCGCGCGGCGTGCCGATCGACGCGATCCTCTTCGGCGGGCGCCGCAAGACCACGATCCCGCTGGTCACCGAGGCCCGGGACTGGGTGCACGGCGTCTACCTGGGGGCCACCCTGTCCAGCGAGACGACCGCGGCCGCGGTCGGCCAGGTCGGCGTGGTCCGCCGCGACCCGATGGCGATGCTGCCGTTCATCGGCTACCACGCCGGCGACTACTTCCAGCACTGGATCGACATGGCCAAGGGCGCCTCCGGCGACGCGGCCAAGCTGCCCAAGGTCTTCTACGTGAACTGGTTCCGGCGGGACGCGGACGGCGGGTTCCTCTGGCCCGGCTTCGGCGAGAACAGCCGGGTGCTCAAGTGGGTGATGGACCGGCTGGACGGCAAGGGCGACGCGGTGGAGACCGCGATCGGGCACGTCGCCACCCCGGCCGCGCTCGACGTCACCGGCCTGGACATCGACCCGGCCGCCCTGGAGGCGGTGCTGCGCGTCGACAAGGACGAGTGGCTCGCCGAGTTGCCGCAGATCACCGAGTGGTTCGAGAAGTTCGGCGACAAGCTGCCCGCGGTGCTCTGGGCCGAGCTGGACGCGCTGCGCGCACGCCTGGCCGACGCCTAG
- a CDS encoding sigma-70 family RNA polymerase sigma factor: protein MTTPGNDVDSDTDLLAAVRAGDTAAYGTLYERHRAAARLFAYGLARDTADADDLVAETFAKVFASLRAGRGPLVAFRAYLHTTMRHVCYQRARSDRRLEFTDDLSRYDAGEPFTDPALDQLERSFAAAAFRQLPPRWRDVLWQTEVEGSTPAELAPQMGLTPNAVAVLAHRAREGLRSLYLQQHVTVAEHPECRWAGDRLGPQVRGRLAARDAHRMRTHLGRCADCRGRLAEIREIDGFRHVPYRQRHHAGTAG from the coding sequence ATGACGACCCCGGGCAACGACGTGGACTCGGACACGGATCTACTCGCCGCCGTCCGGGCCGGCGACACCGCCGCCTACGGGACGCTCTACGAGCGCCACCGGGCGGCGGCCCGCCTGTTCGCGTACGGCCTGGCGCGCGACACCGCCGACGCCGACGACCTGGTCGCCGAGACGTTCGCCAAGGTGTTCGCGTCGCTCCGGGCCGGCCGCGGCCCCCTGGTCGCGTTCCGCGCCTACCTGCACACCACCATGCGGCACGTCTGCTACCAGCGCGCCCGCTCGGACCGGCGGCTGGAGTTCACCGACGACCTGAGCCGCTACGACGCCGGCGAGCCGTTCACCGACCCGGCGCTGGACCAGCTGGAACGCAGCTTCGCGGCGGCCGCCTTCCGGCAGCTCCCGCCGCGCTGGCGGGACGTGCTCTGGCAGACCGAGGTGGAGGGCAGCACGCCGGCCGAGCTCGCCCCGCAGATGGGGCTCACCCCGAACGCGGTCGCGGTCCTCGCCCACCGCGCGCGGGAGGGCCTGCGCAGTCTCTATCTACAGCAGCACGTCACGGTGGCCGAGCACCCGGAGTGCCGGTGGGCCGGCGACCGGCTCGGCCCCCAGGTGCGCGGCCGGCTCGCCGCCCGCGACGCCCACCGGATGCGCACCCACCTGGGACGATGCGCGGACTGCCGGGGACGGCTGGCCGAGATCCGCGAGATCGACGGCTTCCGTCACGTTCCGTACCGCCAACGTCACCATGCCGGTACCGCTGGTTGA
- a CDS encoding GtrA family protein, producing the protein MRARLRALAREASKFGTVGAIAFGVDLIIFNLLLSTGSETLTAKTISTIVATTLAFFGNRFWTWRDGAHTHMARQYTTFFVLNAIGLGIALACLAISHYALGHFWPALRSQAADNIAGQLVGTAIGTIFRFWSYRKFVFRPDMDRTPV; encoded by the coding sequence ATGCGTGCCCGGCTACGCGCCCTGGCCCGGGAGGCGAGCAAGTTCGGCACGGTCGGCGCCATCGCGTTCGGCGTCGATCTGATCATCTTCAACCTGCTGCTGAGCACGGGCAGTGAGACCCTGACCGCCAAGACGATCTCCACGATCGTGGCCACCACGCTGGCCTTCTTCGGCAACCGGTTCTGGACGTGGCGCGACGGTGCGCACACCCACATGGCCCGGCAGTACACGACGTTCTTCGTGCTGAACGCGATCGGCCTGGGCATCGCCCTGGCCTGCCTGGCGATCAGCCACTATGCCCTCGGCCACTTCTGGCCGGCCCTGCGGAGCCAGGCCGCCGACAACATCGCGGGGCAGCTCGTGGGCACCGCGATCGGTACGATCTTCCGCTTCTGGTCCTATCGGAAGTTCGTTTTCCGGCCCGACATGGACCGGACCCCGGTGTGA
- a CDS encoding GtrA family protein, giving the protein MPSALPLTDRLRRLAPEAVAFAIIGAGNTLLYMAILWVTLPIGAVKSSIVATVITTTLAYLANRYWTYRNHTRTALRREYTLFFGFNLIGMVIQSGLVAVGKYGFGLSEETDELMFLGVTVVGIGIATIFRFWAYRTFVFLKPPVDGHEGAITEMDATAGFAELSAIDVPGSAAELDARLKS; this is encoded by the coding sequence ATGCCTTCCGCCCTACCACTGACGGATCGCCTGCGTCGTCTCGCCCCCGAAGCCGTCGCCTTCGCCATCATCGGAGCCGGGAACACCCTGCTCTACATGGCGATCCTCTGGGTGACGCTGCCGATCGGCGCGGTCAAGTCGAGCATCGTCGCCACCGTGATCACCACCACGCTGGCGTACCTGGCGAACCGCTACTGGACGTACCGGAACCACACCCGGACCGCGCTGCGCCGGGAGTACACGCTGTTCTTCGGCTTCAACCTGATCGGCATGGTCATCCAGTCCGGTCTGGTCGCGGTCGGGAAGTACGGCTTCGGCCTCTCCGAGGAGACCGACGAGCTGATGTTCCTCGGCGTCACCGTGGTCGGCATCGGCATCGCCACGATCTTCCGCTTCTGGGCGTACCGGACGTTCGTCTTCCTCAAGCCGCCGGTCGACGGGCACGAGGGCGCGATCACCGAGATGGACGCGACCGCCGGTTTCGCCGAGCTCAGCGCGATCGACGTGCCGGGAAGCGCGGCCGAGCTGGACGCCCGGCTGAAGAGCTGA
- a CDS encoding PH domain-containing protein: protein MAFPAEVLTEQEQVVLHLRPHGKSVVGPALVVVLTLAGSIMAWVLLPDNEGGRIGLGLVAAIMLYNGIRYGVLPLTQWRCTHWVITDERILTQRGVFVRQRRDLPLNRVNDHALTQSLLDRMFGTGTLVIDSIGEQSARLAGVPRAQQVQTTLYELIEQAPEEKDDEDEPEEVSSSAGRPARPRFPARRSR from the coding sequence GTGGCGTTCCCGGCGGAAGTTCTCACGGAGCAGGAGCAGGTCGTTCTCCACCTGCGCCCGCACGGCAAGTCGGTGGTCGGCCCGGCCCTGGTGGTCGTGCTGACCCTGGCCGGCTCGATCATGGCCTGGGTGCTGCTGCCGGACAATGAGGGCGGCCGGATCGGCCTGGGGCTGGTCGCCGCGATCATGCTCTACAACGGCATTCGGTACGGCGTTCTCCCGCTCACCCAGTGGCGCTGCACGCACTGGGTGATCACCGACGAGCGGATCCTCACGCAGCGCGGCGTCTTCGTCCGGCAGCGCCGGGACCTGCCGCTGAACCGGGTGAACGACCACGCGCTGACCCAGTCGCTGCTGGATCGGATGTTCGGCACGGGCACCCTGGTGATCGACTCGATCGGGGAGCAGAGTGCCCGGCTGGCCGGGGTCCCGCGCGCTCAGCAGGTGCAGACGACGCTGTACGAGCTGATCGAGCAGGCCCCGGAGGAGAAGGACGACGAGGACGAGCCGGAAGAGGTCAGCTCTTCAGCCGGGCGTCCAGCTCGGCCGCGCTTCCCGGCACGTCGATCGCGCTGA
- a CDS encoding biotin--[acetyl-CoA-carboxylase] ligase — protein MAASGYTDLDRPPLSERALTRALVQPGSLWSRIEVREETGSTNADAAEAARADAPEGLIVVAERQVAGRGRRDRQWLSPARAGLTLSVLLRPAAANPERDWPAAEPGTFGWLPLLAGVALAGAVSRVAGVEATLKWPNDLLIEDRKCAGILAEMAGDAIVVGIGLNVSTHAEELPETTGVPATSLRVAGAESLDRDPLLRALLRGLERWYGGWREAGGDAEMCGLLGEYQRLCSTIGRQVRVLLPGGGELTGEAATVDRDGQLVIRTVDGAEHRVSAGDVLHVR, from the coding sequence ATGGCCGCATCCGGGTACACCGATCTGGACCGTCCGCCGCTCTCCGAGCGTGCCCTGACCCGGGCCCTGGTCCAGCCCGGCAGCCTCTGGTCGCGGATCGAGGTCCGCGAGGAGACCGGCTCCACGAACGCGGACGCCGCCGAGGCCGCCCGCGCCGACGCCCCCGAGGGGTTGATCGTGGTCGCCGAGCGGCAGGTCGCCGGCCGCGGCCGGCGGGATCGGCAGTGGCTGAGCCCGGCCCGCGCCGGGCTCACGCTGAGTGTGCTGCTGCGGCCCGCGGCCGCGAATCCGGAGCGGGACTGGCCGGCCGCCGAGCCCGGCACGTTCGGCTGGCTGCCGCTGCTGGCCGGGGTGGCGCTGGCCGGTGCGGTGTCCCGGGTGGCCGGCGTGGAAGCGACCCTGAAGTGGCCGAACGACCTGCTGATCGAGGACCGGAAGTGCGCCGGGATCCTGGCCGAGATGGCCGGTGACGCGATCGTGGTCGGCATCGGACTGAACGTGAGCACCCACGCCGAGGAGCTGCCGGAGACCACCGGTGTGCCGGCGACGTCACTGCGCGTGGCCGGCGCGGAGAGTCTGGACCGGGATCCGCTGCTGCGGGCGCTGCTGCGCGGGCTGGAGCGGTGGTACGGCGGCTGGCGCGAAGCCGGTGGTGACGCCGAGATGTGCGGGCTGCTCGGGGAGTACCAGCGGCTGTGCTCGACGATCGGCCGTCAGGTGCGGGTGCTGCTGCCCGGCGGCGGCGAGCTGACCGGCGAGGCGGCCACGGTGGACCGGGACGGGCAGTTGGTGATCCGTACGGTGGACGGCGCCGAACATCGCGTCTCGGCGGGTGATGTGCTGCACGTACGCTGA
- a CDS encoding acyl-CoA carboxylase subunit beta, translating into MTTQPDIHTTAGKLADFANRSEEAVHAGSARAVEKQHARGKKTARERIELLLDKDSFVELDELARHRSTAFGLDKNRPYGDGVVTGYGTVDGRQICVFSQDFTIFGGSLGEVFGEKIVKVLDLAMKIGCPIIGINDSGGARIQEGVVALGLYADIFFRNVRASGVIPQISLIMGPCAGGAVYSPAITDFTVMVDQTSHMFITGPDVIKTVTGEEVGMEELGGARTHNTRSGNAHYLASDEEDAIDYVRALLSYLPSNNLDEPVVYEEDADLASSNADLALDTLVPDSPNQPYDIKTVVETVVEDFLEVQPLYAQNIVIGFGRVEGRPVGVVANQPMHFAGTLDIAASEKAARFVRTCDAFNIPVLTFVDVPGFLPGTSQEWDGIIRRGAKLIYAYAEATVPKITVITRKAYGGAYDVMGSKHLGADMNFAWPTAQIAVMGAQGAVNILYRGELASAEDPAGRRAELIQEYEDRLANPYIAAERGYVDAVIRPSDTRAQVTRALRMLRTKRESLPPKKHGNIPL; encoded by the coding sequence GTGACAACGCAGCCCGACATCCACACCACCGCCGGTAAGCTCGCCGACTTCGCCAACCGCTCCGAGGAGGCCGTCCACGCGGGCTCCGCGCGGGCCGTCGAGAAGCAGCACGCGCGCGGGAAGAAGACCGCGCGGGAGCGGATCGAGCTGCTGCTCGACAAGGACTCCTTCGTCGAGCTCGACGAGCTGGCCCGGCACCGCTCCACCGCCTTCGGCCTGGACAAGAACCGGCCGTACGGCGACGGCGTCGTCACCGGCTACGGCACCGTCGACGGCCGGCAGATCTGCGTGTTCTCCCAGGACTTCACGATCTTCGGCGGCTCGCTCGGCGAGGTCTTCGGCGAGAAGATCGTCAAGGTCCTCGACCTGGCCATGAAGATCGGCTGCCCGATCATCGGGATCAACGACTCCGGCGGCGCCCGCATCCAGGAAGGCGTCGTCGCGCTCGGCCTCTACGCCGACATCTTCTTCCGCAACGTCCGGGCCAGCGGCGTCATCCCGCAGATCTCCCTGATCATGGGCCCGTGCGCGGGCGGCGCGGTTTACTCCCCCGCGATCACCGACTTCACCGTGATGGTCGACCAGACCTCGCACATGTTCATCACCGGCCCGGACGTGATCAAGACGGTCACCGGCGAAGAGGTCGGGATGGAGGAGCTGGGCGGCGCCCGCACCCACAACACGCGCAGCGGCAACGCGCACTACCTGGCCTCCGACGAAGAGGACGCGATCGACTACGTACGCGCGCTGTTGTCCTATCTCCCCAGCAACAACCTCGACGAGCCGGTCGTCTACGAGGAGGACGCCGACCTCGCCTCCAGCAACGCCGACCTGGCCCTGGACACGCTGGTGCCGGACTCGCCGAACCAGCCGTACGACATCAAGACCGTGGTCGAGACGGTCGTCGAGGACTTCCTCGAGGTGCAGCCGCTCTACGCGCAGAACATCGTGATCGGCTTCGGCCGGGTCGAGGGACGCCCGGTCGGCGTGGTCGCCAACCAGCCGATGCACTTCGCCGGCACGCTCGACATCGCCGCCAGCGAGAAGGCCGCCCGCTTCGTGCGGACCTGCGACGCGTTCAACATCCCGGTGCTGACCTTCGTCGACGTGCCCGGCTTCCTGCCCGGGACGTCCCAGGAGTGGGACGGGATCATCCGGCGCGGGGCCAAGCTGATCTACGCGTACGCCGAGGCCACCGTCCCCAAGATCACGGTGATCACCCGCAAGGCGTACGGCGGGGCGTATGACGTGATGGGCTCCAAGCACCTCGGCGCGGACATGAACTTCGCCTGGCCGACCGCGCAGATCGCGGTGATGGGCGCGCAAGGTGCCGTCAACATCCTGTACCGGGGGGAGCTGGCGTCGGCTGAGGATCCGGCGGGGCGGCGGGCCGAGCTCATTCAGGAGTATGAGGACCGGCTGGCGAATCCGTACATCGCGGCGGAGCGGGGGTATGTGGATGCGGTGATCCGGCCGTCGGACACCCGGGCGCAGGTGACGCGGGCGCTGCGGATGCTGCGGACGAAGCGGGAGTCACTGCCGCCGAAGAAGCATGGGAACATCCCGCTCTGA
- a CDS encoding M50 family metallopeptidase, with protein MLSIDGVSDLWDQLLGAQPDPPGLLVALTAVAGLLAVAFRPAWRVARNAVTIAHEGGHALFALLTGRRLRGIRLEFDTSGLTLSSGRPTGIGMVLTLLGGYIAPSLVGVLGAWLLGGNRITLLLWLAVALLLLMLINIRNLFGVISLLVTGAIVFAVSWYASPEVQSAFAYAGVWFLLFGGVRPVFELQSLRSRGRMRDSDPDQLARITHVPALFWVGVFLAVNVAALVGGAFLLAGQWLPVAG; from the coding sequence GTGTTGTCGATCGACGGTGTGAGCGACCTCTGGGACCAGCTTCTGGGCGCCCAGCCCGACCCGCCCGGCCTGCTGGTGGCTCTCACCGCGGTGGCCGGCCTCCTCGCGGTGGCGTTCCGTCCCGCCTGGCGGGTGGCCCGGAACGCGGTGACCATCGCGCACGAGGGTGGTCATGCCCTGTTCGCGCTGCTGACCGGCCGCCGGTTGCGCGGGATCCGGCTGGAGTTCGACACGTCCGGCCTGACCCTGTCGTCGGGGCGCCCGACCGGCATCGGCATGGTCCTGACCCTGCTCGGCGGCTACATCGCGCCGTCACTGGTCGGGGTGCTGGGCGCGTGGCTGCTCGGCGGTAACCGGATCACGCTGCTGCTCTGGCTGGCGGTGGCGCTGCTGCTGCTCATGCTGATCAACATCCGGAACCTGTTCGGGGTGATCTCGCTGCTGGTCACCGGCGCGATCGTGTTCGCGGTGTCCTGGTACGCGTCGCCGGAGGTGCAGTCGGCTTTCGCGTACGCGGGCGTCTGGTTCCTGCTGTTCGGCGGGGTGCGGCCGGTGTTCGAGCTGCAGAGCCTGCGCAGCCGGGGGCGGATGCGTGACTCGGACCCGGACCAGCTGGCGCGGATCACCCATGTGCCGGCGCTGTTCTGGGTCGGGGTCTTCCTTGCGGTCAACGTTGCTGCGCTGGTTGGCGGGGCGTTCCTGCTCGCCGGTCAGTGGCTCCCGGTGGCCGGCTAG